TTTTGCATTCTGATGAGGTCCTGCGAACAAACACGCGTCTTGTGGTGGTAGACGTGGTCGCCGCTAAAAAGGGCGTGCTGGTCCCGGGGCTGAAGGTGGAAGATTTCACTTTGCTGGAAGATGGCAAGCCGCAAAAGATCAGCGGATTTATCTTCCAGGGGGCAAATGCAGCCAAAACCACGCAGCTGCCGCAATTGCCGCAAAATGTTGTTACGAACACGCCACGGATCCAGTCGAGCAGTTTAAACGTCATCCTTTTTGACACCGTCAATGGTAACTTGCCTGAGCACGCTTACGCCAAAGATGAGCTGCTCAAGTTCCTGAACACGGCAGAGTTGAGCCGTCCTGTTGCCATTTTTGCGCTGGAATCAGAACTCAAGCTGCTGCACGATTTCACGACTGACAATAGGGTATTGAGCGCCGCTGTAGCAAAGTACCGGCCGCCAGCGCAGACCCTCAGCGGCGACAGCTTTGAGGCGCGGGCATCGGTCTACGCCACCCGGGGCGATTATCACACGAGCGAGAGAGGCATTGAGACAACGCTCAATCAGTTGAATGTGCTGGCCAAAATACTGAAGGGTTATCCAGGACGCAAGAACCTGATCTGGCTCTCCGAAAGTTTTCCTCTCATGCTCTATCCTGAAGTGAACACGCAAAACAGTTTGAGCGCCGGGGACCTCAAGAGCCAGGAAGCTTCTACCGGGGAATCCACGTCAAAGGCCCTTCAAAAATCGTTGATTTCCAAAAGCTATGCCGCGCTGGTCATGAAGGTTACAGACGCGCTCATGGCGGCGCAGGTGGCGGTGTATCCGGTGGATGCGGGAGCAATTGGCAAAGATGACCATCTGGCCTCTCAACACACCATGGAGAATATGGCTGAGCGTACTGGCGGCAAGGCTTTTAAAAACAGCAACAATCTGGTCCTTGGACTCAAATCCAGTATTGAAGACGGCTCAACCTATTACACATTGGAATATTATCCCAACAACAAAAAGTGGGACGGACAATTCCGCACAATTGAAATAAAGAGCAATCAGCCCGGAATGAATCTGCGCTATCGCGAAGGCTACTATGCGCTGGATCCGGAAAAGGTAAACAAGGAAAATTCTGACGCAGTAGCTGAGAGCTTCAGCCGATCGTTACAGCTTGACGTTCCCGCTGCCACTGGTCTGCTCTTCCAGGCACAGGTATTACCGCCTTCTGCCAAAAACGGAAAAGTGGTTGTAAATTTCCATGTTGATCCACAGACCATTGCATTTGAGCACAAAGAAGGTGGGCTAGAATCAGCCAAGCTGAGCTGTACGGTGTGGGCCTACGGCAAAGACAAAGACAAGCCGACAAT
The genomic region above belongs to Terriglobia bacterium and contains:
- a CDS encoding VWA domain-containing protein; the encoded protein is MGRLVFFLGILTLVPSGIYAQTVSQPTASDQSPVLHSDEVLRTNTRLVVVDVVAAKKGVLVPGLKVEDFTLLEDGKPQKISGFIFQGANAAKTTQLPQLPQNVVTNTPRIQSSSLNVILFDTVNGNLPEHAYAKDELLKFLNTAELSRPVAIFALESELKLLHDFTTDNRVLSAAVAKYRPPAQTLSGDSFEARASVYATRGDYHTSERGIETTLNQLNVLAKILKGYPGRKNLIWLSESFPLMLYPEVNTQNSLSAGDLKSQEASTGESTSKALQKSLISKSYAALVMKVTDALMAAQVAVYPVDAGAIGKDDHLASQHTMENMAERTGGKAFKNSNNLVLGLKSSIEDGSTYYTLEYYPNNKKWDGQFRTIEIKSNQPGMNLRYREGYYALDPEKVNKENSDAVAESFSRSLQLDVPAATGLLFQAQVLPPSAKNGKVVVNFHVDPQTIAFEHKEGGLESAKLSCTVWAYGKDKDKPTMSSSTVNANLPETEFKQMQQQRFLPCNRELELKPGTYTLRMGVLDRTTNKMGTASAQVVVP